The window TAGCTGGATGGATTTTAAAAATAAATGACATGAAGCAGAAGAATAAGGCAGGTTTTTTAGGCCAATTTCAGGGTGTACTTCAATATGCGGGAATTTTTTTTGTAACTGCAGCATGGCTGTATTGTAGCCTTGCAAGTCACCTTTGTTAGCCCAGTTTGTTTCTATGATGTGTCAACACTTTTCCGGACAGTTTTCTAAATATTTTTTTGGCTGTTTCAAGTGATTTTTGTCATTTTGTATTTCCTATCATTTTAGTTTCTCATGTTAACTTTAAACAGATGAAGAGAAAGGGCTTTGCCCTCTGGAACGATAGAGCCGTTCCATTCACCCAAGGTATTTTCACAACGGTAATGATCCTGTTACAATATCTTCACGGCACAGGCTGAGGAGCCGATGGCCGTCAACGGTAATGGGCGGCATTTATGTCGCCTTTTACCCCTCTTCAATCAATCGATTTAAGCTATTTCCTGCTGTATTTCATAATCGACTGGTGACAAATAATCATTAGCCGAATGAAGTCGCTCCCGATTATAAAATACCTCAATATATTCAAATATTGCCTGCTTTGCTTCTACTCTGGTTTTGAATCGACAATGGTGCGTCAATTCAGTTTTCAAACTATGAAAGAAGCTCTCTGATACAGCATTGTCCCAGCAATTTCCTTTGCGGCTCATAGACTGAATTATGTTATGATCCGACAATATTTTTCTATGACTATCAGAGGCATATTGGCTACCTCGGTCAGTATGCCAAAGCAATCCATCCATTGGTTTACGCTTCCATATGGCCATCAGTAAAGCATCATTGACTAGCTTGGCTTTCATTCGCTCATCCATCGACCAGCCAACAATTTGCCTAGAGAATAAGTCAATGACAACCGCTAAATATAACCAGCCTTCCTTGGTGGCAATATAGGTAATATCACCCACATAGTAGCGATCAGGTTGAGAGACAGTAAACTCTCTTTCCAGTAAATTTGGAGATATACGCTTATTATGCTTGGAATTAGTCGTCGCTTTAAAGCGTCTCTTCGTTTTACAAAACAAACCGGCTTTTTTCATTAATCGACCAATTCTCCGGCGGCTTATATGAACGCCTTTTTCAGCCAGTTTTCTTTTTAAGACGACGGGTTCCATAAGTCTTGCGACTGTCTTCAAACAGTTTTTTAGCTGCTCAGTAAGCGCTTCATTTTCTTTCTCTCTATCCGTTTTAGGAGAGCTAACCCAATCATAATAGCAACTACGGGAAACATCCATAAAACGGCACAGAATCGTTACCGGGTAATCTTTAGCCTGATCAGTTATCACCGGTTTGGAATATTTACTGATCCAGGTATGTAGAGTATTTACATTAACACCTAGCTCCCTGGCAGTCTGAGAAACGGGTTGATCCGTCTCATTAGCTAATTTGACAGCTGATTCTTTAAATTCTGATGTATAGCTTTTATTCGGTTTTTTTGTTTGATCATTCATTTTAGGTCACACTTTTTATCTTTTAGTTGTTTTAAGTTGTGTGTCCGGTTAAGTATAGCCACATTACTAATGTCTGGTGCATATCAACAAATAAAGGCGTATAGCAATAATCAATTGCTACCTGCTCGGCAAATTGCTTTTTTATTTCATCTATTTTTATTTTGGAAGAATATGCCCAAATGCACAGGACATCAGAGTAGTAAGTAATGGAAATACTCATGGTTTGAACCTATAACGCGTAATGATTAACGTGTGCCAAAAATTACAATGGTTTTGCCTTTGACATAAATTAAGTTTTGCTCTTCAAGAATTTTCAGGACTCTACCGGCCATTTCACGTGAACAACCGACGATTTTTCCCAGTTCTTGACGAGTGATTTTAATTTGCATACCATCAGGATGTGTCATGGCATCGGGTTGTTTGGCTAGCTCTAATAAAGTGCCAGCAATACGTCCAGTGACATCTAAAAAGGCCAAGTCACCCACTTTACGACTGGTTTTACGTAAACGATTGGCAATTTGTGTGGATATTTCAAACAGCACATCTGGAATGTTTTGGCGTAGGCCATTAAATTTGCTATAGCTTATCTCGGCAATTTCACTATCGGTTCTGGCTTTAACCCAGGCGCTACGATTGGCAGGTTGTGAAAATAAGCCCATTTCACCAAAAAAATCACCATCATTTAGGTAGTCGAGCACGATTTCATGATCGTCCTTATCTTCTAATAAAACAGAAACGGAGCCTTTAACAATATAGTATAAGGTATCTGATTCAGTGCCGGCATGAATAATGGTTTTCTTGCTCGGATATTTTCGCTTGTGGCAATGAGTCAAAAATTCGGTAATGGCAGGGTTTTCTTCTTTTAGATTTATTATTGACATACTAGTCTGCTTTAACTTTATGGTTGATTTGGATAATTCCAAAATGACGGTTGTGGCCAATCTTTATACAAAAAGTGTATTGCAAAAGAAAAAGTTATTGAGCCTCATGCTCATCTCTATAATAGAATAGCATGAAAATAGAAAAGTGCGATAATTTAATCAGAAATCTTTAGTTGATGTCACATTTAAGTGCTTAATAAAGTAGATATTAAGCTACGAGTCATGAAATAATGTTGCCCTGTGTTTTATAGAAAAAAAAGGCTAAGTCGATGGATGTAAAAATAAAGTGGGTTGAAGACATGATGTTTATGGGGCAGTCTGGCAGTGGTCATGCTGTGGTCATGGATGGGCCGCCAGATTTAGGCGGCCGCAACATGGGGATTCGTCCTATGGAGATGATGTTGATGGGACTCGGGGGATGCACTTCATTTGATGTGATGCTTATTCTTAAACGCTCACGCCAGGATGTCACTGATTGTGTGGCGGAATTAAATGCACAAAGAGCAGAAACCGACCCCAAAGTATTTACCAAAATTCATATTCACTTTGTGATTAGTGGCAATAATTTGAAAGAAAAAATGGTGGAACGTGCAGTGGAATTATCGGCAACCAAGTATTGTTCGGCTTCTATTATGCTGGCGCAAACGGTGGAAATTACTCATGATTATGAGATTGTTGAAACAAGATAAATAGTAGAGCCAAAATGATTGTAGGCGTAGCGTGGGCACAAAAAGCATGCCCACCCTACTACTGAACTCAGGTTAATTAAGGTGCGTAAAATAAATATCAAAGCGGTGTTTTTTCATATTCATCGACAATGATGGTTTTTGTTGATTGAGATAAGGTGCTTTTATGGGGCGCTTAACGACAACTCGCTTTTTGGCTAGCGGCAGGCAAGCAGTCAAGAGTTCACCGCTGTCATCATCATTGCCTATCAGTTGTTGAAAGGCTAACATTTCTTTTTTTACCAATGCCGATTTCTTTCTATGAGGAAACATCGGATCTAAATAAATCACATCAGGCTGGGCAATTAACTGATCAGTAAAAAAAGAGCTACCGGGTTTGAAGTGAATAAAGTCTTTATTGTCGCTGTTATTGCTGTTGTGACTATTATTTTGGACATGGATTAATTCGCGGGCATCGCCATAAATTAGTGTCATGCGAGCGATGATTTCAGCAATGGATGTATCACTTGTGGCGCGTTGTAGCGCATTACTCAAAAGTGCAGCAGATATTGGCGAGCGCTCCATCATGATGACTTGTGCACCCAGTGAAGCAAAGACAAACGCATCCTTGCCCATACCGGCCGTCGCATCAAGAATGAGTGGGTTGCTGTCTTTGTTTAAGCCAACGGCTTTGGCAATCGTTTGACCTTTACCGCCACCAAAAAGCCGTCTATGTGCAACTTGTCCTGTGGCAAAATCAATTGCAATAGGGCCGGGTGATTTTTTATCTGTTTGCAGTAATTGTAGTCGTTGTGGTGTGAGTTGTAGCTGAAAATTTTCGGTGTCAGCCTGATCGGCCATTGAGACAAAATGAAAGCCCCATTGTTGAGCAAGGTCTTTGGCTGCTTTATATAAGTCCGTTTGTGTGGCAGTAATGCGTATCATCGTACCCGAAAAATACCCGAAAATTAAATTGCTTGAGAAATAAAAAAAGCTGTAACAGATTAACTGTTACAGCTTTTTTATAAAGGCTGTGTGCTCGGCTATCAAGCTTGATAGCCGAGTCACTCTAGCTTACTAATTGCTTAGTTGTTGCTAGTGTCGATGTCGATAACAACACGACGGTTTTCAGCACGACCTTCTTTAGTAGAGTTATCAGCGATAGGATCGCTTTCGCCCTTACCTTCAGCAACAAAAGTAGCTTGTGCGCCAATTGAGTTCAGGAAGTTAATAACTGCTTCAGCACGTCTTACAGAAAGGCTCTGGTTATAAGCTTCTGGGCCAGTACTATCAGTGTGGCCTGTTACTAGAACAGTTTCTGTTTTATGACAACCTTCAGGTACTTCTGCACGGATGAAATCTCTT of the sulfur-oxidizing endosymbiont of Gigantopelta aegis genome contains:
- the crp gene encoding cAMP-activated global transcriptional regulator CRP, translating into MSIINLKEENPAITEFLTHCHKRKYPSKKTIIHAGTESDTLYYIVKGSVSVLLEDKDDHEIVLDYLNDGDFFGEMGLFSQPANRSAWVKARTDSEIAEISYSKFNGLRQNIPDVLFEISTQIANRLRKTSRKVGDLAFLDVTGRIAGTLLELAKQPDAMTHPDGMQIKITRQELGKIVGCSREMAGRVLKILEEQNLIYVKGKTIVIFGTR
- a CDS encoding OsmC family protein; this translates as MDVKIKWVEDMMFMGQSGSGHAVVMDGPPDLGGRNMGIRPMEMMLMGLGGCTSFDVMLILKRSRQDVTDCVAELNAQRAETDPKVFTKIHIHFVISGNNLKEKMVERAVELSATKYCSASIMLAQTVEITHDYEIVETR
- a CDS encoding class I SAM-dependent methyltransferase: MIRITATQTDLYKAAKDLAQQWGFHFVSMADQADTENFQLQLTPQRLQLLQTDKKSPGPIAIDFATGQVAHRRLFGGGKGQTIAKAVGLNKDSNPLILDATAGMGKDAFVFASLGAQVIMMERSPISAALLSNALQRATSDTSIAEIIARMTLIYGDARELIHVQNNSHNSNNSDNKDFIHFKPGSSFFTDQLIAQPDVIYLDPMFPHRKKSALVKKEMLAFQQLIGNDDDSGELLTACLPLAKKRVVVKRPIKAPYLNQQKPSLSMNMKKHRFDIYFTHLN